AGCATCAGGATCGCAGGCGGGTTGTTCAGTGCGCGAATGCGCGGGATCGCCTCCAGCCCGTTCACGCCGGGCATGGAGATATCCAGCAACACCACTTCGCACGGTGTGTGGCGCAGGGTGTCGAGCAGTTGCTCGCCGTTACCGGCCTCCCCCGCCACTTGCATGTCCTTGGCCAGGCCGATCAACTGCTTGATGCCTTCACGCACAATGGTGTGGTCTTCAGCCACCAGCACTCGAATCACGATCGCTCTCCTACTCCAACGGAATGGCCACGCTCAGGCTGGTGCCCTCACCCGGCTCACTGTTCAACGCCATGCTGCCGCCCAGCATCAGTACCCTTTCACGCACACCCACCAGGCCAAACGACGTTGGCCTGGGCTGATCGCGGCAAAACCCCACGCCATCATCACTGACCGTCATGCGCAGTTGCCCGCCCTCGCGCACCAGTTCGATCTCCACGCTGTGCGCCTGGGCGTGGCGCATCACGTTGGTCAGCGCCTCCTGCAAAATGCGGAACAGCCCGGTGGCCTTGGCATCACTCAATGCTGGCAGATTATCAGGCACCTGCACCAGGCAAGGGATTTGCGTACGCGCCTCAAAACGCCGCGCCTGCCACTCGATGGCCGAGGCAATGCCAGCATCGAGAATCGGCGGGCGCAAGGCTGTGGCTACGTCGCGCACCAACTGGAACAGCTGGGCAATCAGGCGTTTCATGCTGGTCAGCCGCTCATTCAGCCCCGGGTCCAGTTCGGCGAAGGCCAGCTCGCACATCGACACTTCAAGCTTGAGCACGGTCAGCATTTGCCCGAGCTCATCATGTACTTCCCGGGCAATGCGGGCTTTTTCCTCTTCGCGCACGCTCTCCAGGTGGGCGGACAGTTCCCGTAGCTGCTCCTGGGAGTTGGCCAACGCCAACTCCGCCCGTTTGCCTTGGGTGATGTCCCAGACCACACCGTCCCAAGCCACTCGGCCATTGGCCAGCAGCCTTGCACTGGCCTTGATGTCGGCCCAGCGCTCGCCGCCGTCTCGCGTCAGGATGCGACCTTGCCAGGACCAGTCCTGATCGTGGGCAATGGCCAGGTCTTGCACTTGGTGATAGTCCGCCCGGTCGTCCGGGTGCACGAGGTTGCGCAGCCCCATTTGCGGGTGCTGGATTTGTGCCGGGGTGTAACCGACCAACGCCTCGCTGCCTTCACTGATGTAAGGAAACTCCAGCGCGCCTTCAGCCGGCGCGGGTTCAAGGCGAAACACCAGCCCCGGCACATTGCCCGCAATGCCCTTGAGGCGCGCCTCACTCTCGCGCAATGCGGCCAGGGCGCGATGGCGCTCTGTGACATCGGCGATGTAGACCACCAGATACTCGGCATCCCGAAAACGTAAAAAACTCAGCGACAACTCCACTGGCAACAGCGTGCCGTCGGCGCACAAGCATTGCGTTTCGAACTGGCGCACGCCCTCCCCGGCCCGCGCCGCTTTCCAGATTTGCAGCCAGCGATCCATGCTCAGGTTCGGCTCGAAGTCGATCAGTGGGCGCTCGAGCAGTTCAGCATCGGCGTAGCCAAGCATGCGCTCCGCAGCATGGTTGGCATAGCGCACGTGGCTATCCCAGTTCACCCACAGAATGCCCACGGTGCTCTGGTCGATGGCGAATTGGCTCAGGCGCAATGCTTCTTCGCGGGATTGACGCTGGGCCAGGTTTTCCCGGGTGGCCAGAAAGCTGCGCTCCAGTTGCCGTTGCTGACGGCGCTGCCACACCAAAGTGGCCAATGCACACAGCAGCAACAGGCCGAACAGCAAGGCCAGGTTCTGCCAGAAACCCGGGGACTCGCTCAGGCGTGGGTACTTGGGCTGCAGCCAACGCTGGTGCATCTGCTCCAGCTCCTTGGCCGGCATGGCTTGAAGCCCACGCTCCAGCACATCGGCCAACACCGGCCAGTCCCGCCTCGACCCCACCCGCAGCAACTGTGGCAAGCCGATATCACCCACCACCGCCAACTCACCGAACTCGCTTTCGCGAGACAGGCGGCTGAGCTGAGCCTCGTCGATCACCGCGTAACTGGCCTGGCCGCCGACCACCAGCTGCAATGCTGCCCGCTCGTTGGGCACGCCCTGCAGGTTAAGGTTGCTGTAATTGCCACGCAGATAGTCGGCCAGCACGCTGGGCATGCGCACCGCCACGCGGTAGTCGCGGTCGAGCTTTTCCAGCTCCACTGCCATGGCGCCGGTGCGCGGCCCCACCACCAGTTGCGGCACCCGCATGTATGGGTCGCTGAACAACCACAAACGCAAGCTGGCCGGGGTTTGCGTAAGCCCCGGCGCAAAGTCGATTTCGCCCGCCTGCAAAGCATGTTCAAGGCTGGCCTGGTCGGTGAAGTTACGCCAGGTGAGGTCAAGCTTGAGCGCCTGGCCCAGCCAGTTCACCAACTCGACGTTAGCCCCATACAGTTGCTGCAAGCGGCGATCGAATTGGGCGTAAGGCGCTTGCAGCACCAAACCGACGCGCAAGCTGCGGTGAGCGTCCAGCCACTGCTGCTGGGCCGGGTCGAGGGTGACCGAAGGCGCGGCATCCGACTTGGCCACAGCCATCAAGGGGAACCACAAGCAGCCGATAACCAACAGGCGCCGCAATCGCTTCATCTAAACGCTCGTCTTGGCAAGGGCGGCCATGCAGCATGGCCGTCACGGGCAAATACCATTACGCTGCCGGTATCATTCTGGCCTTGGATTGATTCATGTCCACACTTTATCGCACGACGCTGGCAATGTGCTGCCTGGCCTCGCTACTCCCCCTTGGCACCCAGGCCGCCGATGCCGAAAAACCAGAGGCTGCTGCCGAGGCACCTGCCGCTCCTGCACCTCGCCCACCCCTGCTGGAGCGCAGCCAGGAAGATGCCCAAGCCCTTGAACGGCTGGTGCCCAAGGCTGAGCAACAAACCCTGCAGGCCGGCAACGAGAGCTTCCTGGCCCTGTGGAAACCGGCCAACGACAGTGACCCGCAAGGCGCGGTGGTGATCGTACCCGGGGCCGGTGAAACAGCAGACTGGCCTAACGCGGTGGGCCCGTTGCGGCGCAAGTTCCCCGATGTTGGCTGGCACAGCCTGAGTGTGAGCCTGCCCGACCTGCTGGCCGACAGCCCACAAGCGCGAGTCGACGCCAAACCTGCTGAAGAGCCGGCCAAGGAAAAGGGCGAGAGCGCACCGGCCAAAGATACCCCGGCCGATGCCAATGCCAACGTCGCCCAAGCCACCGCGGCCGACGCCGATGCGGCAGAAAGCACCGACGCCGTTCAAGCCAGTGAGCAGAAAGATGAAGCCGACGCCGAGCGTATTTTTGCCCGCCTTGATGCTGCAGTGGCCTACGCCCAGCAGCACAATTCCCGCAGCATCGTGCTGATAGGCCATGGCAGCGGTGCTTACTGGGCAGCGCGGTACATGAGCGAAAAGCAGCCGCCCCAAGTACAGAAGCTGGTGATGGTCGCCGCGCAGACGCCGGCGCGGGTGGAGCATGACCTGGAAAGCTTGGCCCCGACGCTCAAGGTGCCCACCGCAGACCTTTATTACGTGACGCGTGCAGCAGACCGCAATGCTGCCCAACAGCGCCTGCAGGCCAGTAAGCGGTTGAAGGACAGCCAGTACAAACAGTTGTCGCTGATGGCTATCGCGGGCAACAAGGATGCAGAGCAGGAGCAGTTGTTCCGCCGCGTGCGAGGGTGGATGAGTCCGCAGGAGTGATTGCCCGCGAAGGGGGCCCTCAAAACCCCCGACGCTTGCGAATCAGCGCATAGGCTTGATGCAGCTCGCGGGTTCGCTCGGTTGCCTCGCGCACCTGTGCTTCAGTAGCGCCGCTGCCCGCCAGTTTGTCTGGGTGATGCCGGCTGACCAGCCGACGATACGCCTGCTTGATCTGGTCACTCTCGGTATCCGCCTCTACCGCCAACAGCCGCATTGCCGCCACATAGGTCATGGCCCCGCCGCTTGGTGGCATCTTGCGCGGCTCATACTCCCCCGAAATCGCCTGCACCTGGCGCGCGCTCATGCCGAGTTTGCGCCCCCAATCCAGCAGCAACGCCCTTTCGTGATGGCCTGCCTTGCCATCAGCCCAGGCCATGCGCCAGCAGGCACGCAAAGTCCCCTCAGCCGCATTGGGCTGTTCACGGATGCGATGCAGGTGACGGGTGAGCCGGTCTTTACCCGCCTTGCCTCGATTGAACGCGGCAATGGCCCGCAACCGTGCCGCCTCGGCCATGTCCAGCCTGACCATTTCCTGGCGGGCCTGCTGGATGTGTTGCTCCGCCACCCGCCCGTCGCTTTTTGCCAGGCGGCCAAGCAACACAAACAGCAACTCGTCGTCGCGCATCGCCGGGCGGCCGCCCAGCCGTTCGCGCATGTCCTCCCAGCCACGCACCCGCAAGCGTCGGTCCATGGCCTGGCCCAGCAGCCCACCGAGCAGCGCACCCGGTATGCTGGCCACAACAAAACCTGCACCCAAGCCGATCAGCGTGCCTGGCCACCACATGTCAGGGGCGCTCGCCAATCAAACGTTCAACTTCGGCAAGCCGCTCAAGGGTGCCGACATCGACCCAGCGCCCGTGATAGTGCTCGCCGCTCACCTTGCCGTCTGCCATGGCCTGGCGCAAAAGCGGTGCCAGCTTGAAGGCGCCGGCCTTGCAGCCTTCAAACAGTGCCGGGTGCAGCACGGAAATGCCACTGAAGGTCAATGTGCCAGCTGCCTCATCACCATCTACCACCTGAGCGCCCTGCAGGCGGAAATCGCCGCGCCCGTGATGGCCAGGGTTATCCACAAGCACCAGATGCGCCAGCCCCTGCAGCGGCTTACGCAGTTGATTGAAGTTGTAGTCAGTCCAGACATCGCCATTGACCAGCAGGAACGGCCCATCACCCAGCATAGGCAGCGCCTTGAAGATGCCACCTCCCGTTTCCAGCGGTTCGCCTTCCGGCGAGTAGCGAATGCTCAGGCCGAACCGGCTGCCATCGCCCAGATGCGCCTCGATCTGCTCGCCCAACCAAGCGTGGTTGATCACCACGTCGGTAACGCCCGCAGCGGCCAAGGCGCGCAGGTGGTACTCGATCAGCGGCTGGCCGGCGACCGGCACCAGCGGCTTGGGCGTGTGCAAGGTCAGCGGGCGCATGCGCTCGCCCTTCCCTGCCGCCAGGATCATTGCTTTCATGCACGGGCTCCGGCCTTGAGTTCGGCAATCAGCTCACCCAACTCGACCAACTCAGGACGACGGCTGATCACTTCATCTATATAGGCGAAGAAACGCGGTACGTCTGTGAGGTAACGGGGTTTGCCATCACGATGGCAGATGCGCGCGAAGATGCCGATCACCTTCAGGTGGCGTTGCACACCCATCAGGTCGCTGGCACGCTGGAACGCTTCGAACGAAGGTTGCACCGGAATACCGGCAGCCTGCGCCTTCTCCCAATAGCTATTGAGCCAACCTTCAACCCGCGCTTGTGGCCAGCTCAGGAATGCATCCTTGAACAGGCAGGTGATGTCATAGGTGACCGGGCCGTATACTGCATCCTGGAAATCCAGCACCCCGGGGTTGGGTTCGCTTTCCATCAAATTGCGCGGCATATAGTCGCGATGAACCAGCACTTTGGGTTGCGCCAGCGCGCTGTCGATCAGCAATTGGCTGACGCGCTGCCAGGTCGCCTTTTGGGTATCGCTGAAGGCCAGGCCCAGTTCACGGCCAACGTACCACTCGGGGAACAGCTCCACTTCACGGCGCAGCAGAGCATCGTCATAGCTTGGCAATGGCGCGTCCATCGGCAGGCGCTGGAACTTCAGCAAGGCCTCGATGGCGTCGTCGAACAGGGCATCGGCGTTATCGGCGTTGATGATGTCCAGGTAGGTCTGGCGCCCCAGGTCGCCCAGCAGCAGGAAGCCGCGCTCAAGGTCCTGGGCGTGGATTTGCGGTACGTGCACGCCCGCGCTGGCCAACAAATGATCAATGGCGACGAACGGTCGGCAGTTTTCCTGGGGCGGTGGCGCATCCATGATCACGAATGTGTGCCCGGCGCCCTCCCAACGAAAGTAGCGGCGGAAGCTGGCGTCGCTGCTGGCGGCGGTCAGGCTGCCGTCAGCGGCATTGATATTGAAAAGTTCAGTGAGCTGCTCTTTGAGCCAGACAGTCAGTTGTTGCAGGCGTACATCATGTTCAGGCATTACAAGGGTCTCCGACGGCCCTAGCCGTCAAGCGGGTCATGCTTTATTATCCAGCATCTTTTTCAGACCATCGAGAGGCGTGCGGCCCCACACGCGGGCAGATGGCACGCAGGAAGCCCGGACTAATAAGATGGCATTGAAATCCCCCGCGTTTCGTAGAAAGTTTCCGTTGCTGGTAACCGGCGGTCTGCTGGCCCTGCAACCATTGGCCACATCGTACGTGGTGGCAGCCGAGCAGTTCGACTGCCAAGTGTCCGCCTCCGGTGGTTGGGACTGCAAGCCCAAAACCCCAGCCAACAACCTGCCGCCTCGCCCTGTGCACGACGGCGCCGCGCTCACGTCCGGTTCCGAAGCCCCTGCGGCCGAAGCCGAGAGCGCTGACAAGCCCATGCTCGTTACCGAGAGCAAGGGCCGTGGCCTGAAGTCGCGCAGCGAAGACTACAGCCACCTGGACTGGGTCCCACGCGAAAAGCTCACTGCAGCCCAACTGGCCGAAACCGGCCCGTACTGCGGCGGCGCGTACGTCGAACCTACCCGCCCGGGCATGGCCGACACCACGCCGAAGGACGAGTCGCCGACCTACATCAACGCCAAGGTCTCCAAGTACCAGCAGGAGCAGCAGATCGCTACCCTGGCTGGCGACGTGGTCATGCGCCAGGGCAGCATGCAGGTGGAGGCCGACGAGGCCAACCTGTATCAGGCCGAGAACCGTGGCGAGCTCAAAGGCAACGTCAAGATCCGCGACAATGGCTCGCTGGTGGTCGGTGACGAGGCGCAAATTCAGCTCGACACCGGTGAAGCCCAGGTCGACAACGCTGAATATGTGATGCACAAGTCGCACATTCGCGGCAATGCCCTGTACGCCAAGCGTGGTGAAAACGCCATCATCCGCCTCAAGGACGGTACGTACACCACCTGCGAACCGGGCAGCAACGCCTGGCAGCTGAAGGGCAACAACATCACCCTGAACCCGGCCACCGGCTTTGGTACAGCGACCAACGTCACCCTGCGGGTCAAGGATATCCCGGTGTTTTACACACCGTACATCTACTTCCCGATCGACGACCGTCGCCAGTCCGGCTTCCTGCCGCCGTCGTTCAGCAGCACCAGCGACACCGGCTTCATGCTGGTCACGCCGTACTACTTCAACCTGGCGCCCAACTATGACGCCACGTTGTACCCGCGCTACATGACCAAGCGCGGCCTGCTGATGGAAGGCGAATTCCGCTACCTGACCAAGTCCAGCGAAGGGCAGTTCGGCGGCGCGTACCTGAACGACAAGAACGACGACCGCAAAGACCAGACTGACTACGAAAAGCAGCGCTGGATGATCAACTGGCAGCACAAAGGTGGCCTGGACGAGCGCCTGATGACCGAGGTTGATTACACCGACATCAGCGACCCGTTCTACTTCCAGGACCTGGAAACAGACCAGATTGGCGTCAAGAGCCATGACGTGGTCAACCAGCAGGGTGCCCTGACCTGGCGTGGCGACAGCTACACCGCCCGCCTGAATGCGCAAGCGTACGAGATGGCGACCCTGTCGCAGATCACCCCGTACAACAAGCTGCCTCAGCTCACGCTGGATGGCATGCTGCCGTACCACCCGGGTGGTTTCGACTTCAGCTACCAGACCGAAGCCGTGCGCTTTGATCGGGACCTGAAAGACGGCACGGTATTCAACGAGGATGGCGAGCTGGACACCACCGCAGGTGCGGATGGCCGCCGGCTTGACCAGAACATAAGCGGCATTGCTCGCGCCAACGGCAACCGCCTGAACTTTGCCCCGGCAATCAGCTTGCCAATGCAGGCCAGCTACGGTTATGTCACGCCGAAGCTGAAGTACATGTACACCAGCTACGACCTGGACCTTGACAGTCAAGGCAAGCAACAAGCCTTGGCGCAATCGTCGCAAGCCGGATACGGCAGCTATAACAGCTCCATCAATCGCGACGTACCTATTTTCAGTGTCGACAGCGGCCTGTACTTCGACCGCAATACCTCGCTGTTCGGCACCAACTACCGCCAGACCCTCGAACCGCGCCTGTTCTACCTCTACGTGCCGTATGAGGACCAGAAGGACATCCCGCTGTTCGACACCAGCGAAACCCTGTTCAACTTCGACTCGCTGTTCCGCGACAACCGCTTCAGCGGCACCGATCGCATCGGCGACGAGAACAAGCTGTCGCTGGGCGTGACCACCCGCTACATCGAAGACAACGGCTTCGAACGCCAGAACTTCAGCATCGGTCAGGCCTACTACTTCAAGGACCGCAAAGTCCAGCTGCCGGGTATCGACTACCGCGAACGCGATGACGCGCAATCCGACGTATCGCCATACGCCTTGGTGTACAACTACTACTTCAACCGCGACTGGCGCTTCAATTCGGACTTCAACTGGGACCCGGACAGCCGCAGCACCCGCTCGGGCAGCGCGATGTTCCACTACCAGCCGGAAGACAACCCGAACAAGGTGGTCAACCTCGGTTATCGCTACCGCAACGACACCATCGCCTTCGACTCCACCACCGGTACCTGGAAGGTGGGCGGCGGCGACTATGGCACGCCGGGCGACCCGAACTACATCAAGGATTACTACAAGATCCAGCAGCACGACTTCTCGGTCATCTGGCCGATCGTGCCGCAATGGAGCGTCATCGCACGCTGGCAGCATGACTACAACCGCAACCGCACCCTGGAAGCCATGGGCGGTTTCGAGTATGACAACTGCTGCTGGAAGCTGCGCCTGATCAACCGTTACTGGATCGATTACGACGACTTCAGCCAGGCCACGCCACAGAACGAAAAAGGCGACCATGGCATCTTCCTGCAGATCGTGCTTAAAGGTCTCGGTGGTGTAGTCGGCAACAAGGTCGAATCTTTCCTCGACCAAGGCATTCAAGGTTACCGTGAACGTGAAGACCAAGCTTATTGATCGTCTGCGCCCAGTGTTGCTGGGTGCTGCATTGCTGAGTGGCGCGGTGCATGCCGCGGTACAACCTCTGGACCGTGTGGTGGCCATCGTCGACAACGACGTGGTCATGCAAAGCCAACTGGACCAGCGCGTCCACGAGGTACAGCAAACCATCGCCAAACGTGGTGGCGGCGTGCCGCCAACCGGCGCCCTGGAACAACAGGTGCTCGAGCGCCTGATCGTCGAGAACCTGCAATTGCAGATCGGCGAGCGTTCCGGCATCCGTATCACCGACGAAGAGCTGAACCAGGCCATCGGCACCATTGCCCAGCGCAATGGCATGTCGCTGGAGCAGTTCCGTGCGGCACTGGCCCACGACGGCCTGTCGTTCGATGACGCCCGCGAGCAGGTCAAGCGCGAGATGATCATCAGCCGCGTACGCCAGCGCCGCGTGGCCGAGCGCATCCAGGTGTCCGAGCAGGAAGTGAAGAACTTCCTGGCCTCGGACATGGGCAAGATGCAGATGTCGGAAGAGTACCGCCTGGCCAACATCCTGATCCCGACCCCGGAAGCCGCCAACTCGGACGATATCCAGAAGGCTGCACGCAAGGTTGGCGATGTGTACCAACAGCTGCGCAGCGGCGCCGACTTCGGCCAGATGGCGATTGCCAACTCGGCCAGCGAAAACGCCCTGGAAGGCGGTGAGATGGGCTGGCGTAAAGCCGCCCAGCTGCCGCCGGAGTTCGCCAAACTGCTCAGCAGCATGGAAACCGGCAGCATCACCCAGCCACTGCGCATCCCTAGCGGCTTCATCATCATCAAGCTCGAAGAGAAGCGCGGCGGCAGCGAGAACGTGCTGCGTGACGAAGTGCATGTACGCCACATTCTGATCAAGCCAAGCGAAATTCGCAGCGACGCCGCCACCGAGCAGCTTGCTGACCGCCTCTACGACCGCATCCAGAACGGTGAAGACTTCGCCGAACTGGCCAAGAGCTTCTCGGAAGACCCGGGCTCCGCGCTCAACGGCGGCGACCTCAACTGGGTTGACCCGAACAGCCTGGTGCCTGAGTTCCGCGAGCAGATGGCCAACGCCCAGCAAGGTGTGGTGACCAAGCCGTTCAAGACCCAGTACGGCTGGCATGTGCTGGAAGTGCTGGGCCGTCGCGCCACCGACAGCACCGAGCAAGCGCGCGAGCAACAAGCCATGAACGTGCTGCGCAACCGCAAGTACGACGAAGAGCTGCAGACCTGGCTGCGCCAGATCCGCGACGAAGCCTACGTTGAAATCAAGCTGCCTGGCGCTGACCAGGCCGCACAGTGAAGCCCCTGCGCTTCGCCGTCACCCCCGGCGAACCAGCCGGCATAGGCCCCGACCTGTGCCTGCTGCTCGCCGCCGACGCCCAGCCCCACCCCCTGATCGCCATCACCAGCCGTGACCTGCTCGCCGAGCGGGCCACGCAGCTGGGGCTGGCTGTCAGCCTCGTGCCGGTTACGCCAGAGCAATGGCCCGACCAACCAGCCCCAGCCGGTAGCCTGTATGTCTGGGATACCCCGCTGGCCGCACCGGTGGTGCCAGGTGAGCTGAACAAGGCCAATGCCGCCTTCGTGCTACAAACCCTGACCCGCGCCGGGCAAGGCTGCCTTGACGGGCATTTTGCCGGCATGATCACCGCCCCGGTACACAAGGGCGTGATCAACGAAAGCGGCATCGCCTTCTCCGGCCATACCGAGTTCCTGGCTGAACTGACCCAAACGGCACAAGTGGTGATGATGCTGGCCACCCGTGGCCTGCGCGTGGCCCTGGTGACCACGCACCTGCCATTGCGGGACATCGCCGACGCCATCACTGCCGAACGTGTGGAGCGGGTCACCCGCATTCTGCATGCCGACATGCGTGACAAGTTTGGCATCGCCAACCCGCGCATCCTGGTTTGCGGCCTCAACCCGCACGCCGGGGAAGGCGGCCATCTGGGCCGCGAAGAAATCGACATCATCGAGCCGACGCTGCAACGCTTGCGCGCCGAAGGCATGGACCTGCGTGGCCCACTGCCGGCCGATACCCTGTTTACCCCCAAATATCTGGAGCACTGCGACGCAGTGCTGGCGATGTACCACGACCAAGGCCTGCCCGTACTCAAATACAAAGGCTTTGGCGCAGCGGTCAACGTGACATTGGGCCTGCCGATCATCCGCACCTCGGTTGACCACGGCACCGCCCTGGACCTTGCCGGCACCGGCAAGGTCGACACTGGCAGCCTGCGCGTCGCCCTTGAAACTGCCTACCAGATGGCCGAGACCCGACCATGAACGAGCAATACCAACACCGGGCGCGCAAACGCTTTGGCCAGAACTTCCTGCACGACGCGGGCATCATCGACCGCATCCTGCGCGCCATTCACGCCAAGCCAGGCGAGCACCTGCTGGAAATCGGCCCGGGCCAGGGCGCCCTGACCGAAGGCCTGCTGGGCAGCGGTGCGCAGCTGGACGTTGTGGAGCTGGACAAGGACCTGGTGCCGATCCTGCAACACAAGTTTGCAGGCCGCGACAACTTCCGCCTGCACCAGGGCGACGCCCTGAAGTTCGACTTCAACCAATTGGGCGTTCCGCCGCGCAGCCTGAAGGTGGTTGGCAACCTGCCCTACAACATTTCCACCCCGCTGATTTTCCACCTGCTCAGCCACGCCAACCTGATCCGCGACATGCACTTCATGCTGCAAAAGGAAGTGGTCGAGCGCATGGCGGCTGGCCCGGGTGGCGGCGACTGGGGCCGCCTGTCGATCATGGTGCAGTACCACTGCCGGGTCGAACACCTGTTCAACGTTGGCCCAGGCGCGTTCAACCCGCCGCCGAAAGTGGACTCGGCCATTGTGCGCCTGGTACCGCACGAGGTGCTGCCGCACCCGGCCAAAGATGCGCGGTTGCTGGAGCAAGTGGTACGTGAAGCGTTCAATCAGCGCCGCAAGACACTGCGCAATACCATGAAAGGCTTGCT
The genomic region above belongs to Pseudomonas sp. PSKL.D1 and contains:
- the pdxA gene encoding 4-hydroxythreonine-4-phosphate dehydrogenase PdxA, yielding MKPLRFAVTPGEPAGIGPDLCLLLAADAQPHPLIAITSRDLLAERATQLGLAVSLVPVTPEQWPDQPAPAGSLYVWDTPLAAPVVPGELNKANAAFVLQTLTRAGQGCLDGHFAGMITAPVHKGVINESGIAFSGHTEFLAELTQTAQVVMMLATRGLRVALVTTHLPLRDIADAITAERVERVTRILHADMRDKFGIANPRILVCGLNPHAGEGGHLGREEIDIIEPTLQRLRAEGMDLRGPLPADTLFTPKYLEHCDAVLAMYHDQGLPVLKYKGFGAAVNVTLGLPIIRTSVDHGTALDLAGTGKVDTGSLRVALETAYQMAETRP
- the rsmA gene encoding 16S rRNA (adenine(1518)-N(6)/adenine(1519)-N(6))-dimethyltransferase RsmA; protein product: MNEQYQHRARKRFGQNFLHDAGIIDRILRAIHAKPGEHLLEIGPGQGALTEGLLGSGAQLDVVELDKDLVPILQHKFAGRDNFRLHQGDALKFDFNQLGVPPRSLKVVGNLPYNISTPLIFHLLSHANLIRDMHFMLQKEVVERMAAGPGGGDWGRLSIMVQYHCRVEHLFNVGPGAFNPPPKVDSAIVRLVPHEVLPHPAKDARLLEQVVREAFNQRRKTLRNTMKGLLDSQAIEAAGVDGSLRPEQLDLAAFVRLADQLADQQG